CTTTGACAACAATGGCGGCCAACTCTACAACTTTCccagaaatatttttagtagaGGGACGGAGACGGTTAAGTGGTCATCAGAGAGCACTTGCCGGGGAACGGGCTTCTGATCACGTGGCTATGCTTAACGCTTTCCAGGtttgtacaatttaataatatgtacatagtatagaaattaaaactttaaatgttgattattgatataataattaaattaatttttgttagaCGATTTCCACCAGTATGTTTTGATATTGcatcatctatttttttttttcaaattgtatatgttttataattgtCCAAGTTTCTAGGTTTAGGTGGTCCAGCTTtgaatttcttaatatttttgtacgccgtcttgtttgtttaaacgtatCTTAGGGACTACTTGAAAAATTCTTGTGTTGAATAGTCCTATTCCCGAAGCTATAGGCTGTACAACATCACATAAGGCCAATAGTAGCTGAGCATTAATAACAAATGTTACGAAAATgggaaaaaaatagtttttttaggGCTTTCGTGCGTGCGTTACGTTACGCAATCGTTTAAGGTCAAAGCTTCCCAAAAATCATGTCGAAATAATAATCGCCAatgaagttttaaaaaaagtctgCCACATCATATTTCTATCTTTTAACTATTATTCATTATAACCCTTTTTTATCAATcaagtgtattttaaaaatatttgttatttgcgAAGACATGATATAAATCGTTATCCAAAAAATACATTCTTTATTAAAAGTCCTTGACATCTTTGATTTCAATGTATATCTTAAAGAAAGTTTTAAGATAACTTTGCAACGAATTCATAATCACagtaaatgaaatttatttattagacagACATTAATCCTTACGAATAAAAAACACTTCACTAACAAGGCAATTGTATGAAGATAAACTTTGTCTTTTACGGTATTTAATTACGACTCACAATTTAAaagataatgtaaaatcaaaggtaatttaaaaacattttagggCGTTTCTTCTTCAAACGAACGCGGGGCAAAGCTAATGATATAAATAAGTCTTTGTATTCATTCTAGATGTGGGAAAGAGAACGCGCTAAGGGCGAAGACGCAGAAATACAATGGTGCGAATGGAAAGGAGTACAACTAACAACGCTTCGAGTCACTAGCGAGGCTAAATATCAACTAATAAGTGAGTTAAGAATGTTTTTGATACTTTTGTTTTGAGTCTAATCtaaaatgaactaaaaagtCTGTGATTGTGTAAGTCTCCTATATGATCTGAGATATTTTGCAAGTCTCCTATGGGGTtattcaagtattacgtaaacagaattttagtaatttttttcccCATCCTCCACCTTGTCAGCGAAAGTCAGCAAAACCCTAAACCCTATGCTTATGTGaacattgatatatatattttgaatctgttcagaaataataaataaatattgctgaCGTAACCATCGTCTAGACCCCTCCGGCCCCCATATCATCGATATTAAGCAAAACATTCCCTATATAGAGATAAGGGTAGGGACATGTGGTAAACTTGAGGTTTTTGGATAAAACATGGTACACATTACCTATGTTTGTAATGATGtacctaatattaaaaagtcatttatatttgtttttgtaattaaatgtagATTTTATTTGACGATCGTGTCTATATATAAGCACAATATGGCGAAATaaaagttttcatttcattataacGCGACAATATGTctaataacacaataaaaacaatgtgtcttaatgtaataaattttaaatcagataatatttatattcattgaataaattttatataaagaattCGATTATTAACTGACTGAATTAATGTTACAGATATATTGACTACATCAGTTGGTTTCCCCGAAGAATGTTGTGTACCACAGAGATGGAATCCTAACGTACAAGACCCAGTTTTAGATCTAGTTATAGCTCTGCTGTGTATGGGCTTGTATCCTAACGTGTGCGTACATCAAGGAAAGAGGAAggtttgtgaaataaaatttaattgtttgtagtattattttaacatcACATCAGACCAtagaattaatgaaaaatattgcaaaaattaGGAAAAATCATTTGTTTTGATAGCATAATGcatggaatataatttttacaaagttGCGAACAAtagttagttaataataaagtcTCTTTAACGATCATCACCATTAACAAAGTATAacatagttaaaatatataaagtgtataaaaataaataaatattacgtaaaaTTGAATAGTAGAGAAATAATGAACACAATTTACTTTTTAGGTACTGACAACGGAAGGCAAACCAGCTTTAATTCACAAGACATCGGTGAACTGTAGCAACCAAGAGCAAAAGTTTCCATCGCCCTTATTTGTGTTTGGTGAGAAAGTTAGGACAAGAGCTATTAGTTGCAAACAAACTACTATGGTGGCTCCTCTTCATTTATTGCTTTTCGGTAGCAGGAAAGTTGAATGggtatgttttcattttttattatatgagaaaacatacttttattaatgtatcaaatatatatgtaaatcatATTATCGTAAATGTTTTGTAGTATAATCTATCCAATTCAAACAGTAAAGTAATGAATTTAGCacttttttctctttataagcTTAACTTAACAATTTCCTAACCCAAATCATTCATGTAGGTTGATCATAGTTGGAATCATTAGtttagaattattattgttaaatcaATGCTCTGTAGGTATGTTCGAACTGTTggaatttttctattatatgaGGACTTTCATTGTGTTACTATCCTTACatgacgtatttttttttaatgttaattatcaatattttggATACTTttcttgtataaataaatatataaaataaaataattgaaatatatatttcttataaaataaacatttttgtgtacttttcatttttaatacgaACTTTTCTTTATCAGATTGATAACATGGTCCGTTTAGACAACTGGCTTAACTTCGAAATGTCACCAAAAACGGCCGCATTGGTAACAGCGTTAAGACCTGCCATAGAGTTGTTAGTAGAGAGAGCCGCTCGGGAACCAGATGCTGCCTTGCACTTTTCACCTGAGGAACAAAAAGTAAGTTACCTctaaatcatataaatataatatatgtactgatactgttattttaaagtaaatttatcgGAGATACAATCAGAGTATGAGGCTCAAGTAACCGACAGCAAAAGTTAGAGGGCGCCGTGGCACCTGTGCACTTATCCACAGACACTAAAGATGAAAAAGAaatcccgctggaacggtcaatttttgatgtgatattcaaaaatgtttagaattcctaatgtgtgggtaacacaaattaaaatcgtacatattacaaatagcatggtgtcgtctcctgtcaaagattttcattgtaatatgaaactttgaatagttatgggtctctgtaaagaactcactatagacggcgccacggtttcgcttaaaccgaaaataaaaatcatcatatcaaaaatttcgctctagcgggtacatcgttccatagcttaattggctagagcgccgacacggtcagtcggagacgcgggttcgaatcccgctagagcggtcaatttttgatgtgatattcaaaaattgtcTACTGGACTTCGTTAGActatgattataaaaaaaaagtttaataaccaaaattttaataaagataatgTGTGAAATAGtagatatgttaaaaaataGCAGTCTATGTTATAGAATGGTTTTAGCCTTTGCAAATAAGGTTTTAATTATACCTTTTTTCAATAGCAAATTTTTCTAAATGTGTTGAATTCTTTTACAGGTTTTAAATTGTGTAAAAGCACTTTGCGTTATGGACGCTGGAGATTACAATATACAGCGCGATGTGCCAACATTTTCCTTTAGACCTGATGGGGCTAAGAGGGGTACCCGCGGTTGGGGTACTAATGGCCCAAAAAATGAAGGATATGGGTTTGGAAATAGTGGTTTTGGAAACAGAGGTGGATTTGGAAACAGAGGTGGTTTTGGTAACAGAGGTGCTTTCGGTAACAGAGGTGGTTTCGGAGGTAGAGGTGGTTTTGGAGGCAATTATAACGATTTTGGTAATAACGATGGAAATAACAGTTTTGGAATCCGAGGTGGCTTTAGTCAAGGTAGTTTTCGAGGAAATTATAACAGAGGCGGCGGTAATGATGGTTtcggaaataataattttgggaATAGAGGCGGTTTTCGAAATCGAGGATTTGGAAACCGTAGCAATCGGTGGTAATTCATTCCTGTGTTTTAGTTACTAAGTGACAAAGAAATAAATCTTTTCGTTTATTTAATTGTAGttttatttacgataattttataacattataagtaaataaatgaatgacgTAAGAAACATACTCCAGAAAGGCAAGGTCGTCAATCAGCTGGGCTTTGaactactattaaaataaaatctttgtccGGTGCGACCATAACTTCGCTCTTCATACTCCTTATGCGGAGAAAAGTTAAATCGTTCGAAGGATCCAAATCTCTGACTACAGCTTTCGCTTTGTCCACTAAAGCACTCATTAAGCCCGCATATTGTACTGATACATGATTATCTAAAGTTGTTTTGATTGGTATCCCTTCACCATTTACAACTATGACTCCTATGACACCTTTATGTAAAGACAATTTGCGCACAGTTTCTTCGGCTTCATTCGCCATTTTTTCGctttattaatcaattattttagaaattatttaaaaacttaaatattcgtCTGTTCAATGGAATTTTCCGTTATTTGGTCTGCTGTGCATTACGATAATTGAAGAGCAAATTGACTTCTACATCGGTTTTTGATGGCTTGTCATTTGAAATTATgacaatatttcaattttagaaTTGTTGTTCATACTTGAATGAGTCTCTGTGGATattcgtattatatatatatatatatatatatatatataagtagaaCTGTAACTTTCTTTCAATTGAAAAATATCAGTTCGGTTTTctatacacacacgatcgtctgttcctaaggtaaccAACTTATTGCTTTTGTTGATAGGTAACAGACTGCTGTTacagctattttattttttaataaatacatataaataatacttacaatataaatacaaatacatatttcgCACCGACACACAGACTTGAGTCGGGAGTCGAACACATAACACCCGTAGCATAACggtaaactgcgccaacagacTAGTAGACTAATTTATAGGTATGACACACTAGCACTGTCTAAAATTAGCACGTATTCTTTCTAGTAATTTAAGTTGACtaatactttttgattaattgaCTGTACTGAAGGCCTATCCCTATTAATGATTACATTGACTTAAAATAAGATTTGGAGGCTGTGTGTGTCTAcggcagtaaggaatatagccaccccccgcTCTTCCCAtggctttattatatatattaattaatattataaacgcgagtttgtatgtatggatgtgtGGATGTTTGTACCTCTTTCACACAAAATCTAccaaatggattttaatgaaagtttacaataatatagcatAAACAGTAGAACACATaggctattatttttaaagatagtgtatgaattgtccaaaatataacgataattgtcaagtaagtctgAAAAACtagagtatatacatatataatgtataataaaaatgtttatcttaattagttcTACAAAAAAGCCCGTAACAGCATATATCTTTTATGACTGACTATGTATCATTATCGCCAAAatagtgaaccataaatacattaaaaattgataatatatttctaatgcacatttggtagtaacaaattgatttttatattacagaaccaattttgatgaattttggcataaagatagatattgagaatataataagctactcgaagtacttactaattcTACGCAGATGAAGTCACGGGTACCAGTTATTATGTAACAAATAATAGattgtttcataatttttaacaaaattaaataaaaatcatatcattcaaaaaattttatttgccTTATATTGTCTACTACTGTTCATTGTAATtccttaaaacataaaatacgttttttaatagtttttttgcTTAAGATGTATCATTGTATGGGCCAGTTTCTCTGGCTGTGGATAAAACTTATTCCGAGGGTAAAATAAGCCATTAGAACCTGTTTCTCTTCAGTTAATAAACTATAACTGTTAGATtaatatttgcgaatagaaatgcctaataaaaataaaaaagaaatatatatatcaaaaacttttatctgttggataccatcATCCATCAAATACCGTTATCCATaagtggtgaaacaggccctaactgtctaataaataatttctattatgTTCCATATTCATCATATCATTGACCATTTTGCCTATTCATGGGCTTTTACGTCTAATCAAAttgatttcttaattttttcccAAGGTACATAATATCTTTTATGAAATCATTCagatgaattttttttagattcaaATTGCAAATATAGAGGCATACGTCCACTCCTAAACTTTTCCCTTTTATGAACTTTGAGCTGATGCTTCATCATCTGTTTACGATAACCGAATGCTTTTCCACATATATTACAAACATGATCCTTAATACCAGTATGATCTACTTTGAAGTGTAAATCCAAGTCTCTTTTAGTGTAAAACCCTCGACCACAAGATTCACATTTAAAATCATGATCACCTTTATGTGTTAAAACATGTTTGTTAAGATTACTTTTGTTGACAAATCTAGCCGGACATTGGCTACATTGATATGGCTTTTCTCCAGTATGAGAACGCATATGCATTTTCAGTGACTCCTTAAATCTCCCTCTATACGGACATAGGGAACACTTAAATGGAAGGTTATAGAAATGAGTCATTCTATGTCTTGTAAACTGCCCTTGGACAATAAACTTCTTTCCACATATATCACACATGTACGGTGTATCAACTTTATGTAATGCTAAGTGTCTTCTAAAATATAATGTGGCATAGGAATTTTTACAAATTGGGCAAGTTTGTCTCATATTTTCATGTTCCTCTGATAGTCTATGTTCGCTGTATTC
The Melitaea cinxia chromosome 23, ilMelCinx1.1, whole genome shotgun sequence DNA segment above includes these coding regions:
- the LOC123665290 gene encoding dynein light chain roadblock-type 2, coding for MANEAEETVRKLSLHKGVIGVIVVNGEGIPIKTTLDNHVSVQYAGLMSALVDKAKAVVRDLDPSNDLTFLRIRSMKSEVMVAPDKDFILIVVQSPAD
- the LOC123665089 gene encoding gastrula zinc finger protein XlCGF17.1-like; the protein is MVGHLMLLKMLHYKLHGRRRSRNNGNLEFDKPSKTPLIKKEIKYFDDITNTCRVCLREGDIPIYGNAVIEDISKDLCTFAEIEICADDSYPKFICQACNTLLQNAILLRKTAQESDKILRQPHENNEDLIINDEFNDLEENDVNNQSSEYYCRKCDLNFESFEEYSEHRLSEEHENMRQTCPICKNSYATLYFRRHLALHKVDTPYMCDICGKKFIVQGQFTRHRMTHFYNLPFKCSLCPYRGRFKESLKMHMRSHTGEKPYQCSQCPARFVNKSNLNKHVLTHKGDHDFKCESCGRGFYTKRDLDLHFKVDHTGIKDHVCNICGKAFGYRKQMMKHQLKVHKREKFRSGRMPLYLQFESKKNSSE